One Bremerella alba DNA segment encodes these proteins:
- a CDS encoding efflux RND transporter periplasmic adaptor subunit: MNDAPSKPTSIKLKVLQFLATAIVCLTILGVSVATIVVINQTEPKAQQIEATRKSAAIVETVTVEKGTYAPTLVVLGTVQAAQEITLSPRVNGQVVSMSPKFVPGGMVKTGDFLLQIDPADFENTISMRESELQQAVALLDIERGRQSLAKKELALLEGTIDEANRALVLREPQYESIQAEVNAAKAAIERARLDLKRTSIAAPFDAQILERSVNVGSQVSPSEDLARLVGVDEYWIMASVPVRSLKWIQFPEHDGRSSLVTLRDPDTWPSGVERYASVARMIGSLDQQTRLARVLIVVADPLAMKSDVPPLILDTLIETHIEGRPIENVVRLKREFVHNRDTVWVMKDDKLEIRETSVVFRDAKYAYIDEGLESGDEVVTTTLATVATGIGLKKMDASPEPQSEESQE, translated from the coding sequence ATGAATGACGCACCCTCTAAGCCCACGTCCATCAAGTTGAAAGTCCTGCAATTCTTGGCCACAGCCATCGTGTGTCTTACGATCCTGGGCGTATCTGTGGCTACGATTGTGGTGATCAATCAGACCGAACCCAAAGCCCAGCAGATTGAAGCGACTCGCAAGTCAGCCGCAATCGTCGAAACAGTAACCGTTGAAAAGGGGACTTATGCGCCAACGCTCGTTGTACTTGGTACCGTTCAGGCAGCACAAGAGATTACACTAAGTCCTCGGGTCAACGGCCAGGTAGTATCGATGTCACCAAAATTCGTTCCCGGTGGCATGGTCAAGACGGGTGATTTTCTCCTGCAAATTGACCCTGCGGACTTCGAGAACACGATCTCTATGCGTGAAAGCGAACTGCAACAAGCGGTCGCTTTACTCGATATTGAGCGTGGTCGGCAATCGCTGGCGAAAAAAGAGCTGGCCTTACTCGAAGGAACCATCGACGAGGCGAATCGTGCTTTAGTACTTCGAGAGCCGCAATACGAGTCGATTCAAGCGGAGGTCAATGCGGCCAAAGCGGCCATCGAACGTGCCCGGCTTGATCTTAAGCGAACAAGTATCGCTGCTCCGTTCGACGCGCAAATTCTCGAGCGTTCCGTCAATGTCGGCTCTCAGGTTTCTCCTAGCGAGGACCTGGCACGGCTTGTAGGAGTCGACGAATATTGGATTATGGCTTCGGTGCCTGTCCGCAGTTTGAAGTGGATTCAATTTCCTGAACATGATGGACGAAGCTCACTGGTTACATTGCGTGACCCCGACACGTGGCCCAGTGGGGTGGAACGCTACGCATCGGTTGCGCGGATGATAGGAAGTCTCGATCAGCAAACGCGGCTGGCACGTGTCTTGATTGTGGTTGCCGACCCATTGGCGATGAAGTCGGATGTCCCGCCGTTAATCTTAGACACCTTGATTGAAACGCATATCGAGGGCCGTCCGATCGAAAACGTCGTCCGTCTGAAACGCGAGTTCGTCCATAACCGGGATACCGTCTGGGTAATGAAGGATGACAAGTTGGAGATTCGCGAAACCTCGGTCGTCTTTCGTGACGCAAAATATGCCTACATTGACGAAGGGCTTGAGTCGGGAGACGAGGTCGTGACAACCACGCTCGCCACCGTAGCCACGGGAATCGGGCTGAAAAAGATGGATGCGTCGCCGGAACCTCAAAGCGAGGAGTCCCAAGAGTGA
- a CDS encoding glycosyl hydrolase, which yields MYTETQGSRKAIGDVDIVFHDGLYHLFHLVLPNHDFIAHAVSTNGIDWRRVNNALFIGDPGSWDDLMLWTMAVSPDPHQPGRWRMFYTGLSRREQGNIQRIGLAVSDDLFHWRKLPVNWKDERGPSDPAKVMQAREISRQQTTSCRHAMYDPESHLPVEADPKFYESSLDEGRCWVSFRDPYYYHEGDRGWLIMGARMKEGPVVRRGCVGVMEEVAPEKFEARPSLHHPGLYDDIEVPNLLKLDDEYYLIGSIREDAKIRYWHTDKIGNPWRSYYDNVLLAQGNYAGRVCRDDQGWLLWNFFTLGGPDRTARNLMPPPKRLHLTDDGMLRTTTFEGLNKFVGERIDTRCVHQLQQGIGQQFCSIDGNNLDLGCEAGFQAYVFDGSIESARFSAKIDLYGLGKCGIIFRVDPETHDGYYLSLDLLKGMAQLRAWHTGEPGSGEHMMQFQALQSGNWRSDTPGEANICLIAFGHYIEFSVNGRIILSLADSTFSAGQFGVYLESARMRLYDADLREMHSPEQPANHLVTG from the coding sequence ATGTATACGGAAACCCAAGGCAGCCGAAAGGCAATCGGCGACGTTGACATCGTCTTTCATGATGGACTATATCACCTGTTTCACTTGGTGTTACCCAATCACGATTTTATCGCCCACGCCGTCAGCACAAACGGAATCGATTGGCGACGTGTGAATAATGCCCTCTTCATTGGCGATCCCGGCTCGTGGGATGATCTCATGTTGTGGACGATGGCCGTCTCGCCTGATCCGCACCAGCCGGGACGGTGGCGTATGTTCTACACCGGTCTCTCACGACGTGAGCAAGGCAACATCCAAAGAATCGGGCTGGCGGTCAGTGACGACCTCTTTCATTGGCGCAAGTTGCCTGTGAATTGGAAGGATGAACGAGGACCGAGCGATCCGGCCAAGGTCATGCAGGCCCGCGAAATTTCTCGACAGCAGACCACGAGTTGTCGCCATGCGATGTACGACCCAGAGAGTCACCTTCCCGTCGAAGCGGATCCAAAGTTCTACGAGTCTTCTTTGGATGAGGGACGCTGCTGGGTCAGCTTTCGAGACCCTTACTATTACCACGAGGGAGATCGTGGCTGGCTCATCATGGGGGCCCGCATGAAAGAAGGGCCAGTGGTACGACGAGGTTGCGTCGGCGTGATGGAAGAAGTCGCTCCTGAGAAATTTGAGGCTCGTCCGTCCCTTCATCATCCAGGTCTGTACGACGATATCGAGGTTCCTAACCTCCTCAAACTGGACGACGAATACTACTTGATCGGCAGCATTCGCGAGGACGCCAAAATTCGCTACTGGCACACCGACAAGATTGGCAACCCGTGGCGAAGTTATTACGACAATGTACTTCTCGCCCAAGGAAACTATGCCGGCCGCGTATGCCGCGACGACCAAGGATGGCTGCTGTGGAATTTCTTCACGCTCGGGGGGCCCGATCGAACCGCCAGAAATTTGATGCCACCCCCGAAAAGACTCCATCTTACCGACGATGGAATGTTGCGCACGACAACATTTGAGGGCCTCAACAAGTTTGTCGGCGAGCGAATTGACACACGCTGCGTCCACCAACTTCAGCAAGGCATTGGCCAACAGTTTTGTTCGATCGATGGGAACAACCTCGACCTGGGATGCGAAGCGGGATTTCAGGCCTACGTGTTTGACGGTTCGATCGAGTCTGCCAGATTCTCCGCGAAAATCGACTTGTACGGTCTCGGAAAGTGTGGAATTATTTTTCGAGTCGACCCCGAGACGCACGATGGATACTACTTATCCTTGGACCTGCTCAAGGGAATGGCCCAACTACGTGCCTGGCATACCGGTGAACCGGGAAGTGGCGAGCATATGATGCAGTTCCAAGCGCTGCAAAGTGGCAACTGGCGGAGCGATACACCAGGGGAAGCGAATATTTGCTTAATCGCGTTTGGTCATTACATCGAGTTTTCCGTCAATGGTCGAATTATCCTATCACTTGCTGACTCTACGTTCTCTGCAGGGCAGTTTGGCGTGTACTTAGAATCGGCCAGGATGCGACTTTACGATGCGGATCTGCGGGAGATGCACAGTCCAGAGCAGCCAGCAAATCACTTAGTGACAGGCTAG
- a CDS encoding efflux transporter outer membrane subunit, whose protein sequence is MLQLLGSGCAGKESAVTLPTQAPPPFSESGEAPLREFWWTTFDDPELDQQVDIALRGNFDLEGALQRILQAQSVARREASDLWPDVDGVASAESNVRTDGPNTARWVLGLDASYQVDLWGEIGSRVDAQWLRASATEADFNVVALTLSADVARTWYALIEANAQIELLDEQIRTNLTGLEIQEARFGLGQIRSADVLRQRQLVEATREQRVVVTSRIEVLEHLLAVLQGVPPQEASFSPGAQLPMLPPLPETGLPSELLNRRPDIRREFLALWAADRDLASAVSAQYPRLNLAGSITTAAESPENLFREWYLSVAGQLIAPLIDGGERRAEVNRNMATVRLRFTEFSQTVLIAYQEVEDALTRERYQRQRIEKLEAQAKLAHQASIQLREQYLIGETEYLDVLSSMQQEQSLQRTVLSARLNLILNRIALYLALAGDFDPQQAYPLANIPLEYVDGVPIEIIEDAPPAIILELPEENEIDE, encoded by the coding sequence ATGCTGCAGCTTTTAGGTAGCGGCTGCGCGGGGAAAGAATCGGCGGTCACGTTACCGACGCAAGCTCCCCCCCCATTCTCGGAGAGCGGCGAGGCTCCGCTACGAGAATTCTGGTGGACCACATTCGACGATCCAGAACTCGATCAACAAGTCGATATCGCTTTGCGCGGCAATTTTGACTTGGAAGGGGCCCTTCAACGAATTCTTCAGGCTCAATCGGTCGCACGTCGCGAGGCTTCAGACTTGTGGCCTGACGTGGACGGGGTCGCCTCGGCCGAGAGTAACGTTCGGACCGATGGTCCGAACACGGCTCGTTGGGTTCTGGGGCTGGATGCTTCCTATCAGGTCGATCTATGGGGAGAAATCGGTTCCCGGGTCGATGCCCAGTGGCTGCGTGCTTCGGCTACCGAGGCCGACTTTAATGTCGTCGCACTAACACTTTCCGCGGATGTCGCACGAACGTGGTATGCCTTGATTGAAGCAAACGCCCAAATAGAACTATTAGATGAACAGATTCGGACCAACTTGACTGGGCTAGAAATCCAAGAAGCACGCTTCGGTCTCGGACAAATTCGTAGTGCCGACGTCTTAAGACAACGTCAATTAGTCGAAGCGACTCGCGAGCAGCGTGTGGTCGTTACCTCGCGGATTGAAGTGCTGGAGCATCTTTTGGCGGTCTTGCAGGGGGTGCCACCGCAAGAGGCAAGCTTCTCGCCGGGAGCTCAGTTGCCCATGCTTCCCCCTTTGCCAGAAACCGGATTACCTTCCGAGTTGTTAAATCGTCGCCCCGACATTCGTCGCGAATTCCTCGCTCTGTGGGCCGCCGATCGTGACTTGGCATCGGCCGTCAGTGCGCAATATCCCCGCTTGAACTTGGCCGGATCCATTACAACAGCAGCCGAAAGCCCCGAGAACCTTTTTCGCGAATGGTACCTCTCAGTTGCGGGGCAATTGATCGCCCCGCTGATCGATGGTGGAGAGCGTCGTGCTGAGGTCAATCGCAACATGGCGACGGTCCGGCTTCGCTTTACCGAGTTCTCCCAGACGGTGCTAATTGCCTATCAGGAAGTTGAGGACGCGTTAACGCGCGAGCGGTACCAACGTCAGCGAATTGAAAAGCTGGAAGCTCAGGCCAAACTTGCCCATCAGGCATCGATACAACTACGCGAGCAGTATTTAATCGGCGAGACAGAATACCTCGATGTTTTAAGCTCGATGCAGCAGGAACAAAGCTTGCAGCGAACGGTTTTGTCCGCAAGACTAAACTTGATACTTAACCGCATCGCACTCTACCTGGCCCTCGCAGGTGATTTTGACCCTCAACAAGCCTACCCCTTGGCAAATATCCCCTTGGAATATGTAGACGGCGTTCCCATCGAAATCATTGAAGACGCTCCGCCAGCAATCATTTTGGAGCTACCCGAGGAGAACGAAATCGATGAATGA
- a CDS encoding oligosaccharide flippase family protein — translation MSKSKTSPDTPNNGVIARGIRGSSLLFAGRCLALGMNFAIQLAAVRYFSKDEFGVYAVALSAVAVAAVFAAFGMDKTALRVLPRFQSNGDRTKFTAAALLMALATFLCSLLAIAAIFIIWGVEHAYSTPSRSMNLMLVMVWMIPCIVMDCFVTSLFSVLGKPRAIFVRQYILGPILRLVAVIVVVLAGGGIFAFAVGQLIASLIGVLVYVTLVRSLIREREDFVSVTWKDMKSTAKEVFSYSLTLIFGDVGFLMRGAMVVLIIGYFHSPAEVAGFQAVFPAARLNDIVIATFSMLFMPSAGRLFSEGAIDSLNHLFRKTTVWTTVLSFPLFLACFLMPEQLCVLLFGSQYADSASTLAILSLGFFINTIVGMNLRLIRVVSCLRTLIMVDVISLAGAVVMNLLFVPKFGAVGGAWAILIGFGLQGIACMVAVARTVDVNPVAWRLIRAYSLAGILTWCLWAGVSSSLVNPFWMPALLVAASMLYAFLCREDLEVANVFPEVARVPLLGRLLGTEQTG, via the coding sequence ATGAGTAAGAGTAAGACATCACCGGACACCCCAAATAATGGGGTAATTGCCCGGGGCATTCGAGGATCCTCGCTTCTTTTTGCTGGGCGTTGCCTTGCGTTGGGCATGAACTTCGCGATACAGCTTGCCGCAGTTAGATATTTTTCTAAAGACGAGTTCGGAGTTTACGCGGTTGCTTTGTCGGCCGTTGCCGTTGCCGCTGTCTTCGCAGCATTCGGAATGGACAAGACGGCTCTACGCGTCCTTCCTCGCTTTCAGAGTAACGGCGACCGTACGAAATTCACTGCGGCCGCACTTCTGATGGCGCTGGCCACGTTCCTGTGTTCATTGCTGGCAATTGCTGCCATTTTCATTATCTGGGGGGTAGAACACGCTTACTCGACCCCGTCGCGTTCCATGAACCTGATGTTGGTCATGGTTTGGATGATTCCCTGCATCGTAATGGATTGTTTCGTCACATCCCTTTTTTCGGTGCTAGGCAAACCTCGGGCAATTTTCGTACGACAATATATCCTCGGACCAATTTTGCGTTTGGTTGCCGTCATCGTTGTGGTGCTCGCAGGCGGAGGAATTTTTGCCTTCGCCGTGGGTCAGTTAATTGCCTCGCTTATTGGCGTCCTTGTATATGTGACTTTGGTTCGCTCATTGATTCGCGAGCGAGAGGACTTTGTCAGCGTTACTTGGAAGGACATGAAATCTACCGCCAAGGAGGTGTTTAGCTATAGTCTTACGCTAATCTTCGGGGACGTCGGATTCCTTATGCGTGGAGCGATGGTTGTTTTGATCATCGGTTACTTCCACTCTCCTGCAGAGGTCGCGGGGTTTCAGGCAGTCTTTCCGGCGGCACGGCTGAACGACATCGTCATTGCCACATTTTCAATGCTCTTCATGCCCAGTGCTGGCCGTTTGTTTTCGGAGGGCGCAATTGACTCGTTGAATCACCTTTTTCGCAAAACGACCGTATGGACGACGGTGCTTTCCTTTCCACTCTTTCTGGCGTGCTTTCTGATGCCTGAGCAGCTTTGCGTACTGCTGTTTGGTTCTCAATACGCAGACTCTGCCTCGACCCTGGCGATTCTATCACTGGGGTTCTTCATCAATACCATCGTTGGAATGAACTTACGATTAATCCGTGTTGTTAGTTGCTTGCGAACGCTGATCATGGTCGATGTCATTAGCTTGGCGGGAGCAGTCGTCATGAACCTGTTGTTCGTTCCCAAGTTCGGGGCCGTCGGTGGTGCCTGGGCAATTTTGATTGGTTTTGGATTGCAAGGGATTGCCTGTATGGTGGCAGTTGCTCGGACCGTCGATGTGAACCCTGTCGCTTGGCGATTGATCCGAGCCTACTCTCTGGCCGGGATCCTTACGTGGTGCCTGTGGGCCGGAGTCAGCAGTTCTCTTGTGAATCCGTTTTGGATGCCGGCGCTGCTTGTGGCGGCATCCATGCTGTACGCCTTTTTGTGTCGCGAAGACCTGGAAGTCGCGAACGTGTTTCCCGAGGTTGCCCGGGTTCCTTTGTTGGGACGCTTGCTTGGCACGGAACAAACCGGTTGA
- a CDS encoding glycosyltransferase family 4 protein, whose translation MAIAAASQKPETAHEEPVVTHAPVAYIMSRFPKLTETFVLYEIIAARRAGVPVEVYPLRREKCETMHNEAVPIVAQAHFTGWLSIAILLANLHYLLKMPGTYLGTWLTLIRANFGSFRYLAGAIFYFPKSVWMARDMKRRKVTHVHAHFCSHPAASAYIIHRLTGIPYSFTAHGTDLHCDRHMLFEKVADASSVIGISDYNRNLILEECGQQFSSKVHVIHCGVDTAKFLPRSTPSSFDLGSGPMVLLCIGTLHEVKGQTYLLQACAQLREMSFDVQCHFIGGGPDMEKLKTQCKELGIEKHVVFWGPRTRDEIVKHLSTADALVAPSVLTKSGQREGIPVVLMEAMASGVPCIGSNLSGIPELLGDNCGLLPNPRDVPSIVESIKTLYRDVELRRQIAANGRARVEKDFNLVKNAESLIAEFQLGSIIKS comes from the coding sequence ATGGCGATTGCTGCAGCATCCCAGAAACCAGAGACAGCGCACGAAGAACCCGTCGTCACGCATGCGCCGGTAGCTTATATCATGTCTCGTTTTCCAAAACTAACGGAAACTTTCGTCCTGTACGAAATAATAGCTGCCCGGCGTGCAGGGGTTCCGGTCGAGGTCTATCCACTCCGCCGGGAAAAATGCGAGACAATGCATAATGAGGCAGTACCGATTGTCGCGCAAGCGCACTTCACCGGTTGGTTGTCGATCGCCATCCTACTAGCGAATTTGCACTACCTGCTAAAGATGCCAGGCACGTATCTCGGAACGTGGCTGACACTCATTCGAGCCAACTTTGGAAGCTTTCGCTATCTCGCCGGAGCAATATTTTACTTTCCCAAATCGGTGTGGATGGCTCGCGACATGAAACGACGCAAGGTCACGCACGTCCACGCGCATTTTTGTAGTCACCCAGCAGCTTCGGCCTATATCATTCACCGGCTCACCGGCATTCCCTACAGCTTTACGGCGCATGGGACAGATCTCCACTGCGATCGCCACATGCTATTCGAGAAGGTCGCCGATGCTTCCTCGGTGATCGGGATCTCCGACTACAACCGGAATCTGATTCTAGAAGAATGCGGGCAGCAATTCTCGTCCAAAGTACATGTGATTCACTGTGGGGTAGATACGGCTAAGTTTTTGCCTCGGAGTACTCCCTCTAGCTTCGACCTAGGCAGCGGCCCCATGGTTCTGCTTTGCATTGGGACGTTGCACGAGGTGAAAGGACAAACGTATCTCTTGCAGGCTTGTGCCCAACTCCGCGAGATGTCGTTTGATGTGCAGTGCCATTTCATTGGAGGTGGCCCTGATATGGAAAAGCTGAAAACGCAATGCAAAGAACTCGGGATTGAAAAGCACGTCGTGTTCTGGGGACCGAGAACACGCGATGAGATCGTCAAGCATCTATCCACCGCTGATGCGCTCGTCGCTCCGAGTGTACTAACCAAGAGCGGACAGCGCGAAGGAATCCCGGTTGTTCTCATGGAAGCTATGGCCAGCGGTGTTCCCTGCATCGGCAGTAACTTATCAGGGATTCCGGAACTGCTGGGTGATAATTGCGGCCTTCTACCCAATCCAAGAGACGTACCGTCAATCGTTGAGAGTATCAAGACACTCTATCGAGACGTCGAATTGCGACGTCAAATCGCCGCAAATGGCCGGGCACGAGTCGAAAAAGATTTTAATCTGGTTAAAAACGCTGAGAGCTTGATCGCCGAGTTTCAGTTGGGTTCCATTATAAAGTCGTAG
- a CDS encoding GNAT family N-acetyltransferase gives MGATTLLAQQRITSHVRTLVLRPSQLTSDQLLAWKEAVTADPSLQSPFYQPEYTLAVGQVRDDVHVAVIEQQDKPVAFFPYQRGTSGLGLPVGGKLNDFQGIIGRIPESLSIQAILKECGLFSWAFDHLPDTQSALMSSCFGVTGSSYIDFSGGWEAYQADRAQAHSSIIRETKRKQRKLARDVGDIRFVFESEDDSVFEQLLQWKSAQRRKTSTFDVLQMDWARRVLDKLRTIQNDQFRGCLSALYAGDRLIAAHFGLNSHKVMHLWFPTYNVEFASYSPGVSLMLNMLKEAEARGISRFDLGKGDERFKQRLANGAANICQGAVTANAWAKYCNNVYGIARNRFRQLPFRGLLRNSKRWFDTWLYR, from the coding sequence ATGGGTGCTACCACCCTACTTGCCCAGCAGCGAATAACCTCTCACGTGCGGACGCTCGTCCTCAGACCGAGTCAGCTGACTTCCGATCAGTTATTGGCTTGGAAAGAGGCTGTTACAGCGGATCCCTCGCTCCAATCTCCGTTCTATCAGCCAGAATACACGCTCGCCGTTGGTCAGGTGCGCGATGACGTGCATGTGGCGGTCATTGAACAACAAGATAAGCCCGTTGCGTTCTTTCCCTATCAACGCGGGACCTCGGGATTGGGATTACCTGTTGGCGGTAAACTCAATGATTTTCAAGGGATCATCGGTAGAATCCCTGAGTCTCTTTCAATCCAAGCAATTTTAAAAGAGTGTGGATTGTTCAGTTGGGCATTTGATCATTTACCCGATACACAGTCAGCCCTAATGTCTTCCTGCTTCGGAGTGACGGGTTCGAGCTATATCGATTTCTCAGGCGGTTGGGAAGCGTACCAAGCGGATCGCGCTCAGGCCCACTCCTCCATTATCCGAGAAACTAAGCGTAAGCAACGAAAGTTGGCCCGGGACGTGGGTGATATCCGCTTTGTCTTCGAATCGGAAGACGATTCGGTGTTCGAGCAGCTACTTCAATGGAAGTCGGCTCAACGCCGCAAGACGAGTACCTTCGATGTGTTGCAAATGGACTGGGCTCGGCGGGTTCTCGATAAACTACGCACCATTCAGAACGATCAATTTCGCGGGTGTCTGTCGGCACTTTACGCTGGAGATCGCTTGATTGCCGCTCACTTTGGCCTGAACTCTCATAAGGTAATGCACCTCTGGTTTCCGACTTACAACGTCGAATTTGCCAGCTATTCACCTGGTGTTAGCCTGATGTTGAATATGCTGAAAGAGGCCGAAGCGAGAGGGATCAGCCGGTTTGACTTAGGTAAAGGTGACGAGCGTTTTAAACAGCGGCTTGCCAATGGCGCAGCGAACATTTGCCAAGGAGCTGTCACTGCAAACGCTTGGGCAAAATACTGCAACAACGTGTATGGTATTGCCCGGAATCGTTTCCGGCAGTTGCCATTTCGCGGACTGCTGAGAAATTCGAAGCGTTGGTTCGACACATGGCTTTACCGGTAA
- the wbaP gene encoding undecaprenyl-phosphate galactose phosphotransferase WbaP translates to MSTVASAKKQDFELRVSHRSKPVLLQTLLTVVPMMIADGMSIVLTMALSQVLLGTVFPDIHYAIARQLLPLLAIAMVSFAVGGGYRICGLHPSQELRRIALLDNTSLLLLLMANLLFSESSTPYELSLICLTLILINLIHPGIRLLSRILLSTQSWWGWSVIVVGHREHACRVFRHILKNAELAMRPVRLLTSDEFTSALTIPEKEQLAHDVVSQSHASIVVLAVEDNDPSSYCSDIDFWSTQAQDVIIVPSEFQWPTLWTETRDIGGIMGLHARAKLLSQWRLLSKRLLDIGLIILFAPILIPICLLVAVLVRINSEGPIFFGHKRIGRSGRTFKAWKFRSMIPNANAALEEYLNCHPEFREEWERDHKLKNDPRIIPGIGHIMRKFSLDELPQVWNVLRGDMSLVGPRPIVESEIEKYRDVFPLYLKVTPGITGLWQVSGRNNTTYQERITLDAFYVRNWSPWLDFYILAMTIKTVLLREGAF, encoded by the coding sequence GTGTCGACCGTAGCCTCTGCCAAAAAACAAGATTTCGAGCTTCGCGTCTCGCACCGAAGCAAGCCCGTATTACTGCAGACACTGCTCACCGTCGTGCCCATGATGATTGCGGACGGGATGAGCATCGTCCTTACCATGGCGTTATCGCAAGTACTGCTGGGAACGGTATTTCCCGATATCCATTATGCGATCGCACGCCAACTTCTCCCCCTATTGGCAATTGCGATGGTTTCGTTTGCAGTGGGTGGTGGCTATCGCATCTGCGGGCTGCATCCGAGTCAAGAGTTGAGGCGAATCGCATTGCTCGATAATACCTCGTTGTTGCTCCTGCTAATGGCGAACCTTCTTTTTAGCGAATCGAGTACTCCGTACGAACTCTCCTTGATCTGCTTGACTCTTATCCTGATCAATTTGATCCATCCGGGAATTCGTCTACTAAGTCGGATCCTACTGAGCACTCAGTCTTGGTGGGGATGGTCGGTCATTGTGGTGGGGCATCGCGAACATGCATGTCGCGTGTTTCGACACATTTTAAAGAATGCGGAACTTGCGATGCGTCCGGTAAGACTTTTGACATCGGATGAGTTTACAAGTGCTCTGACAATACCTGAGAAAGAACAGTTGGCCCACGATGTAGTTTCCCAAAGTCACGCTAGTATTGTCGTCCTGGCTGTCGAAGATAACGACCCATCTTCCTATTGCAGCGATATCGACTTTTGGTCCACTCAAGCTCAAGATGTAATTATCGTTCCCTCTGAGTTCCAGTGGCCCACGCTTTGGACAGAAACCCGAGACATTGGCGGCATCATGGGGCTGCATGCCAGAGCGAAGCTTCTCTCCCAATGGAGACTTCTATCTAAGCGTCTGTTGGATATCGGGCTCATCATCCTGTTCGCACCGATACTAATCCCTATTTGTTTGTTGGTAGCCGTGTTAGTTCGCATAAATTCGGAAGGGCCCATTTTTTTTGGTCACAAGCGAATTGGTCGCTCGGGAAGAACTTTTAAGGCCTGGAAGTTTCGAAGTATGATTCCCAATGCGAACGCCGCGCTGGAAGAATACCTCAATTGCCATCCAGAATTTCGTGAAGAGTGGGAGCGAGACCATAAGCTTAAGAACGATCCACGTATCATCCCCGGTATTGGACATATCATGCGAAAGTTCAGCCTGGACGAACTTCCGCAGGTTTGGAACGTGCTACGCGGCGACATGAGCCTCGTTGGCCCGCGACCCATTGTCGAATCCGAGATTGAAAAATACCGCGACGTCTTTCCGCTATACCTCAAAGTAACTCCCGGAATCACCGGCCTATGGCAAGTGTCTGGAAGAAACAATACCACTTATCAGGAACGTATAACACTCGATGCATTCTATGTGAGAAATTGGTCACCGTGGCTAGATTTCTATATCTTGGCGATGACAATAAAGACTGTATTACTACGCGAAGGTGCCTTCTAG
- a CDS encoding glycosyltransferase family 2 protein — translation MASTPDMTLVIIAHNEEDVIADKLQNAISLNYPHEKVEILVGSDGSDDRTNEIVQRFQGQGVRLVACERQGKIGTLNETVAQAQGEILVFSDANSMYDGGSLQAIAACFSDPTVGGVAGDQVYTTDNGNAGSLGERLFWNFDRFLKRMQSRSGSVTSSTGAIHAIRSELFESVPSGVCDDFLISTRVVAKGYRLVFEPNAIAYEEVSATDKAEFRRKSRIIARGIRGLWVMKGLLNPLAYGFYSFQLASHKLLRWSVIFLLPVILFLNIACVGQGLLYQLLLGLQLAFYMLALVGIMLRNTPIFRNKLAKIMAVPYFFCMANLSALSGWYQFFVGRRVDIWNSNRAV, via the coding sequence ATGGCGTCTACTCCGGACATGACGCTGGTGATTATTGCGCACAACGAAGAGGACGTCATTGCGGACAAACTGCAAAATGCGATCTCGCTTAATTACCCGCACGAGAAGGTAGAAATCCTTGTTGGCTCAGATGGTTCCGACGATCGTACAAACGAAATTGTCCAGCGGTTTCAGGGCCAAGGAGTGCGTCTTGTCGCATGCGAACGCCAGGGAAAAATTGGCACGTTGAATGAAACAGTTGCGCAAGCCCAAGGTGAGATCCTCGTGTTTTCTGACGCGAATAGTATGTACGACGGCGGGTCACTGCAAGCCATCGCCGCGTGCTTCTCCGACCCTACTGTGGGTGGTGTCGCTGGCGATCAGGTATACACTACGGACAACGGAAATGCCGGGAGCCTCGGCGAGCGATTATTTTGGAATTTCGACCGATTCCTTAAACGCATGCAATCGCGATCAGGTAGCGTGACCTCTTCGACAGGGGCCATTCATGCGATTCGCAGTGAGCTGTTTGAGTCAGTACCTTCAGGTGTTTGCGACGACTTTCTTATTTCTACGCGAGTCGTTGCCAAGGGATACCGCTTGGTCTTCGAGCCCAATGCCATTGCCTACGAAGAAGTCTCTGCTACCGACAAAGCCGAGTTTCGCCGAAAGTCTCGCATCATTGCTCGTGGGATTCGCGGCTTGTGGGTGATGAAAGGCCTACTCAATCCTTTGGCCTATGGGTTCTATTCCTTTCAACTGGCCTCGCACAAGCTTCTTCGTTGGAGCGTTATCTTTTTGCTGCCTGTGATCTTGTTTCTGAACATTGCCTGCGTTGGCCAAGGCTTACTCTATCAACTGCTTCTCGGCCTTCAATTGGCGTTCTATATGCTGGCACTTGTGGGTATTATGCTCAGAAATACGCCCATATTTCGCAATAAACTTGCGAAGATCATGGCCGTTCCCTACTTCTTCTGCATGGCTAATTTGTCGGCGCTTAGTGGCTGGTACCAATTCTTCGTTGGTCGCCGAGTCGACATATGGAACTCGAATCGCGCCGTTTAG